GAACCTTATATTTACGATACTCTTTTCGTGCGGGCTTGCCATCAATGAAGACAACCATCGCAGAAACCGGATTAGTCCCTTGAATATTCGAGTTATCGAACGCCTCGATCCGGCTTAAGCGTTCGAGCCCCAAGCTCTCGCCTAAGCTCATTGCAGCACCAGAGGTACGTACTTCATCTCGTTCAATAAGCCGGAACTTCTCATCGATTGCGACTGTAGCATTTTGGCAGGCCATACCGACCATCTGCTTCTTGAGGCCACGCTGTGGCACTAGCACTTTGGTGCCGAGCCACTCCTGTAGAATAGAGGCGCCACCTGCAGCATCAACGACACCTGCTGCTGATGCTTCCGCAGCGGCCATTTCACGGGCCTCAACTTCTTCAGGCGATTCGGGGGTATCTTCCCCCTTTTGTAGATCTTCTTCGGCTGGAGTAGCAATGACAATCGCCGGTTTAGCTTCTTTATCAACCACTGCTTCCTCGTCAAGCACATCCGGCAGAAGAATCTCCTGCGGCAGAGCAGGATTATCACTGTAATACTGCGTCACATAAGACATAAAGTCACTGTAGGCTTCCCCATAGAACGGAAAGACAGAGGAGTGGCGCTGAATCATCTTCCCTTGTCTCATGTACAGAATCTGTACACACATCCATCCCTTGTCTACCGCATAACCAAATACGTCACGATCCTTAGTATCTGTGGTGTTAATCTTTTGTTTCTCCATCAATGCATCAATATGGATAATCTGATCCCGCAGTTCCTTCGCCCGTTCAAAATATAATTCCTCAGCAGCTTCCTGCATCTTCTGCTGTAGATCCTTCTTAACCGCATCATGACCTCCGCTCAGAAAAGCAGCGATATCTTGCGTAATCTGCTCATACTCGGACTTCTGCACTTCCTTCTCACACGGTGCCAAGCATTGGCCCATGTGATAGTAAAGACAGACTTCCTTTGGCATTACGCCACATTTACGGAGCGGATACATACGATCGAGGAGCTTTTTCGTTTGCTGTGCAGCATAACCATTAGGATAAGGGCCGAAATATTTTGCTTTATCTTTAATCACCCGGCGTGTGACTTCAAGCCGAGGGTGAGTTTCATTCGTTATTTTGATATAAGGAAATGTCTTATCGTCCTTCAGAAGTACGTTATAACGCGGCATATGCTTCTTAATCAGATTGCACTCGAGAATGAGCGCTTCCATGTTACTGGACGTAACAATATATTCGAAATCTGCAATATTAGCGACAAGCCGCTGAGTTTTACCATTATGACTGCCTGTAAAATAAGAGCGAACCCGGTTCTTAAGCACCTTCGCCTTACCCACATAAATAATGGTGCCTTCTTCATTCTTCATCAGATAGCACCCGGGCAGGTCGGGTAATAGAGCCAGTTTGTTGCGGATATTGTCCAAAATGATCCCCTCCAGCTAAATTGGACCCATAATTAATTGGCATTCAGCACACAAAACGCCTCCGGAATGAACCGAAGGCGCTGAGCGGCAGGGCCGAGGCCCGAACAGTAGCATTTAACAATTATTGATGTTTAGCTACGATATTTTTCAGGGATTCTTTGGAGTTCAATCCCACAACTTTATCTACCGGTTGACCGTCTTTGAAGAAGATCAGGGTTGGGATACTCATCACGCCAAAACGGGAAGCCGTTTCCGGATTCTCATCCACATTCAATTTTGCAATCTTCACGCTGTCTCCCAGTTCTGCGGACAATTCGTCCAAGATTGGAGCAATCATCTTACAAGGACCACACCAAGGAGCCCAGAAGTCTACTACTACAGTACCTTGACCTTCCACTTCGTTACTGAAGGTTTGGTCAGACACGTTCACGATAGCCATGATATTGTTCCTCCTCTAAAGTTTTACGAAACATTAATCCACTCTAAACCAAAGCTTAGTTTATGGAAGCTGCTCCGAAAATATAAGTTAATAAATTGTTTCATGTAATATGATAACCAAATTACCACTTACCGACACAATTCCAGTATAACATATCTTTAAGGGATATGTTATATATCACATACAATTATATTGCCCTCAAACTAATTTTATTTACGTTACTCTTTTCTTTACAATCTCCCCAGCCTTTCGGTATACTCTAAGAAAGCGCATTAAATGTCAATGACTTATTTCATAATGGTCAACTCAATTTGCATCTTAACAATACAGGCATTGTCCCTGTAAGGAGGCAGAAGCTATGGATGTCAACGCGCAAGCACGGGACCCACGAGAACATATCAACGAAGAACCCCGCAATGATCTAGGCGATTTAATGAATGGATTTTTCGGAATGACTGCATTTATGACCGTTGTCTTTTTCGGCATGGTTATCATTAAGTTCATTTCGGAGTAAGGGAATCATCGCAATATAAACAGAAGCCGTCTCAAAAGTAGTGAATGCTACTTAGGGGGCGGCTTCTTTTTTTGAGAGTAAATAAGAAAAAAACAGAGAGCAACGATCCTCCAATAAAAGGAGAATCGCTGCTCTTTTGAATGTTACGGTTATGAATATTTCGAGTTTATCTAATCGTCCCCCGTTGATTCTCCCCATGCAGTGGAATGACATCCACAAAAGGAGCAATACGATCCATCAAACGTTGACCTTTATAAATCTCCTCGCCATCCTTGCTCGTAAAGCTAAGATGTTTCTCCAAACCATCGAGCGGATAATTTGAGGTATAGAAGGTTGGCTTACGGTTCATCCGATAATTCAGAATCGCACCAAGCACATGATCACGCGCCCATGGATTCAAGTTCTCCGCACCAATATCATCAAAAATAAGTAAATCGCAATTTTTCAACGTATCTACGGTTTCCTTCATCTTCTGGCCGTCCATCATGATCGACTTCAAATCCTCGATAAAATCTGGCATATATACGATAACTCCAGTATAGCCGGCAACAGCAAGCTCATGAAGCAAGTAACACATCAGAAATGTTTTGCCTGTTCCGAAAGTCCCATGTAAATAAATCCCGCGCGAGGTCAGACCCTCTTCTTTAACACTCGTGATATAATCAAATATTTTATTAACCGCTGAGACCCGGCGTGGATCCTTGCCCATAATATCTATTTCATCATAACCGCCATTGAGCACACGCTCGTCCACATAAAAGCTACGGATACGTTTGCGGATGCTATCCTGATTATCCTGTGCCACTTTAAGCCGGCATGCCGTCTTGCGCTCATATAAGTCCGCCGAACCATTCACGCTCTCGACCGTAAGTTTGCTAAAGTGACCAGGGAAATCATTCGGACATTTCTCTAGACCCGGACAGTTCGCACAGTGGCGGCTTTCCTCTACATATTGATACAGGCGGCTCATATGAAGCCGCAGTCGCGAATCATCTAACTCAGGATGTTCAGACTGTAATGCCTTCACAAGCGGATGATTGAATAACTCCTGTTCAAGATCGCGTTGACGCTGCCGTAGAGTTGGATTGTTAATCGAACGAAGCACATCGCCCATAGACTCCATAGTTCCACCTCTCTTTCATTACGGCGCTTGGGAAACGCCTTTTTTCTTGTTGGCTTTAATTTCTGCCGCTTTCTTCATCATCGCCGCGAATTCCTCTTCCGATACCGTTCCGGCACTTCCATCGTCCAGCACAATCGGAATTTCCGGTTTAGCGGATCGACCTGTATTTTTAGCATATGAACGTGATCGAGATCCTGCCGCCGTGTTAGTTGTAGCTCCCTTGCCTTTCACTTTGGACTGATCCCTGATATATTTTACAGCCTTTTCGTAGGTGTTCACCTGTTTAACCAGCATATTGGAAGCGATAGCCTCCACAAAATTGCGGTTCATTCGCTGTTCTCCACCTGAGGCTACCATAGTCATTAAGTAATGAATAAGTACATTGATTACTTCACCGCTTAGCTTATAGTTCAAATCTATTTTCTCGAACATATCCATCAAATGACTGGGTACTGCACCTGGGAAAAAAGTTTGAAGCAGCCGCGTATAAGGTTCGTTCCGCAGCATCATATTATATTGGTGGATGTCACATTTGGACAAAAATTGTGGTGGTACTTCTACATAATACTCCATCTCTACAGATTGCTCCGGTGGTGCTATAGAATCATCATTCTCTTCAGAGGCACTGGAACGGATGGAAACAACCTTAGCAGCAGCAACTTCACGCTTTTCTTGTCGTTTCATATCCTGCCTGAAATGCTGGCTCGCTTTATATTGCAGTGCATCCAGAATAACCTCGCCATCCGGTGAGAACACGCCATCTTCATCCAGCAGACGACATAAATCCTGCGGACTGAGTTCGTACTTATGAGCTACATAGTTAATAACACCCATTTGAGTATGGTCAAAACGCAGTTTTTCTACATGAGCCCGGTTCACGGATTCCCTTGGAAAACGCAAAATAATATCACTATATCCAATCGCTTGTTCTCCAGATTCACGCATACCAGGCTGACGCACAGTGGCTACTTCTGCAAGTGCCTGCTCCAGCTCATAATCAATGACATGTGTATTAAGTTGAAAAATATCATAAAAAGGCACGGAGATATTCTCTTTGCCTATGGATCTGCGACTCCATTCTTCTGGCTCTCGATTCCAGAATTGTTCCCGTAAGGACAGCACAGCAAATTTGCCGATTTTATCGCGTAACAGCAACGTCAAATGCTGAGTGGCAAAAAAGTCAGCTGGCGATAGCGGCGGCATAAGCTCATATTCATATAAGTAATCATCGGTTTCCGGCACATAGATTCGACAGGTCTGTAGCAGACCTACCGCTTCTAACCGGGAAGCCTGATCTATTAAATATTTGCGGCCTTTCTCATTTGGTTCAACGCCTAGCGTCATAAATAATCTGCGCTGTTGCTCCACTCCAGAATAGCCAATGCTATCTGCTGGTACATGTTCAACCAGCAAGCGATAGAAACTGATTGCAAAAGCTCCTACCATAGGCTGATACACAGAGCTAAGCATACGTCCATCTATAACACTAAGACCAAATTCGCGGGAAACGCAGTACCGATGATGTTCGGTGAAATGATGTAAGTTACTCATGCGCATCTACGGATACCCCCTTGTTTTCACGAATTCATACAGGATTCTATTCTATCATAAAAAACGTCGCCGGAAATGTAAATAAACTACCAATTCCGACTCTTTTCGCTATAATCAGCTTTTTCATACGATTATCTACCTCTATTAAACAAGAAGAAACGGCTTCACTGTCCTCTGGAAGAGGAAGGTTCCGTTTCTCGCTGAATTTCAAAATGATTCTTAGCGTAGAACTAAAAGCTTATATGTTCAAAAAAACGACTCTCACATCAGAGCCGCAGGTCTTCCGATTAAATCTTTAAAACATCTTGTAACCGCCAAAGCGCAGTTTTTGAATGGTCCATCCACTCAATATAGCACCTGCAAGACCAGCGACACCAGTTAAGTAATCAACAAAGTGGAAACTGGAGAGATGCTCCCAGAGCGACATCGCGCTTCTATCCCAAATGGAATAGACTACGACGGGTAGAATAATAAGTACGAATAGATAAGCGGGAAACCAGGTTGTCTTCATTAACATGTTAAGAATAAATCCAATACCAAACATCATCACAAAGAATAAAACGGTTAGGATAAACACTGGAATAAACCCCATCTTACCGTCACTACCCCTTTCTATAAAGAAGCGCACATCTTATACGAGCTAGTAGTAAGTTTACTAGAAAAAATGTCACGAAGCAATGAACTTTATTCAAAATCAGGTCTAATTCTCTTACATCGGAATGTCATCATTTGCTCTAAGCAACTTGATTGCGATACAATGCATATAGATTAATAAATCATACATAGTCTATGATGCAGGAGCTTCGTAGCTAGTTTTACGCGACGTTATTTCAAGCGGAGCCTATGCTTCGTAAAACAAAGCGTATGCTTCCGATGTTAGTTTTACGCGATGTTATTTCAAGCGGAGCCTATGCTTCGTAAAACTTTTAAGGAGTGAGATCATGAACGAAGCCGCTATGACACTGGAAGGCTGGTATGCATTGCATGACTTCCGCTCACTGAACTGGACCGCATGGACGGCAGCAGATGATGAAGAACGTGCCGTTGCTCTGGAAGAATTACATGCTTTTATGCAAGAATGGAGTCCTGTCGAAGAAGCCAAACAAGGCAGCTCCGCGGTATATTCCATCGTTGGCCAGAAGGCCGATTTCGTAATGATGTTCTTGCGCGAAAGCTTGGAAGATCTGAACCAGCTTGAGACGGCCTTTAACAAAATCGCTTTTGCTCAATATACAACTAAAGCCTATTCCTACGTAAGTATTGTTGAATTAAGCAATTACCTTGCGGGGGGCAGCGATGGTAGTGATCCTATGCAGAATCCGCATGTTATCGCACGTCTAAAACCTGTTTTGCCGCAAGCGAAGCATATTTGCTTCTACCCAATGAACAAGAAACGCGAGCTCGCCGATAACTGGTATATGCTTGATATGGATAAACGTCGGGAGCTGATGGCTTCTCACGGATTAATCGGACGTGGTTATGCGGGTAAGGTGAAACAAATTATTACCGGCTCCGTAGGTTTTGATGATTGGGAATGGGGCGTAACCCTGTTCGCTGAAGATCCGCTGCAATTCAAGAAGCTGGTTTACGAAATGCGCTTTGATGAAGTCAGTGCTCGCTACGGCGAATTCGGACCTTTCTATGTCGGCAACCTGCTGACTGAGGATTCTTTTGAAGAAATGCTTAAATTGTAATTGTAATAACAAAAAGGGTGAGTCTCCAGATCTTTATGGAGACTCACCCTTTTTAAATGCTATAACGAAGTTCCTGCTTCCTCATCCTCTTCGCTGTCATCTTCATCATCACGCAGACTTTCCAAATATTCAGCCGTAGCCCTGTCACGCGCTCGCCCTTTTTCCTTTAAGCGTTCAATGCCAGGGAGAATGAGCAGATCAATTTCCTTTTGAACAACATACGCTAGATCGTACTGATTCTGATCCTCAAGATAAGATCCAACCTCAATCAGTCCGTTATATCGGTCCAATTCTTCTCGGGTCAGCAATCCACGCACCTGCACGCTGCAGTGACGCATCTTATAAGAATCTTCCTTTTTTCAGAACCAGCGGAATCCCACCGATAATGAACAAATAGCGCATATCCACAACTTTTTTCAATTGAGCTGCAGTCCAGCCCTTGTAAGTTTTGCTGCCAACTACAGCAATCCCTTGACCTTTACCTAGAGAAGCTACTGTTCCTTTATTGCTGAATGCAAATTTCTTGGGTTGTTGATTACGGATCGCAGCCACCAAATTATGTGCACAGCACTCTCCCTGTTGCATAGCAATTTGTGCCGTTGGCGGATAAGGACGCCCTTCTGGGTTAATCATCAAGGAGCCGTCTCCAATAATGAAGATATTGTCTTGGCCTGGTGCACGTAAATATTCATCTACTTTCACACGTCCACGCATAGCTTCAAATCCTGCAGCTTCAATCAGACGATTCCCTCGAATTCCGCCTGTCCAGACAATTGTAGAAGCCTTAATCTCTTCGCCTGATGCCAGAATTACACCG
This genomic stretch from Paenibacillus sp. FSL H7-0737 harbors:
- the uvrC gene encoding excinuclease ABC subunit UvrC; translation: MDNIRNKLALLPDLPGCYLMKNEEGTIIYVGKAKVLKNRVRSYFTGSHNGKTQRLVANIADFEYIVTSSNMEALILECNLIKKHMPRYNVLLKDDKTFPYIKITNETHPRLEVTRRVIKDKAKYFGPYPNGYAAQQTKKLLDRMYPLRKCGVMPKEVCLYYHMGQCLAPCEKEVQKSEYEQITQDIAAFLSGGHDAVKKDLQQKMQEAAEELYFERAKELRDQIIHIDALMEKQKINTTDTKDRDVFGYAVDKGWMCVQILYMRQGKMIQRHSSVFPFYGEAYSDFMSYVTQYYSDNPALPQEILLPDVLDEEAVVDKEAKPAIVIATPAEEDLQKGEDTPESPEEVEAREMAAAEASAAGVVDAAGGASILQEWLGTKVLVPQRGLKKQMVGMACQNATVAIDEKFRLIERDEVRTSGAAMSLGESLGLERLSRIEAFDNSNIQGTNPVSAMVVFIDGKPARKEYRKYKVRTVVGADDYGTMREVIRRRYERVLKENLPIPDLIVVDGGKGQISSAIDILENELGLFIPVCGLVKDDKHKTAQLLVGDPPEPVALARDSQEFYLLQRIQDEVHRFAITFHREQRGKSMVTSKLDSIPGIGEKRRKALLKHFGSLKKIKEASIEDFKSLSIGEKLASQILEALKDEEPAT
- the trxA gene encoding thioredoxin gives rise to the protein MAIVNVSDQTFSNEVEGQGTVVVDFWAPWCGPCKMIAPILDELSAELGDSVKIAKLNVDENPETASRFGVMSIPTLIFFKDGQPVDKVVGLNSKESLKNIVAKHQ
- a CDS encoding YqzM family protein; protein product: MDVNAQARDPREHINEEPRNDLGDLMNGFFGMTAFMTVVFFGMVIIKFISE
- the dnaI gene encoding primosomal protein DnaI translates to MESMGDVLRSINNPTLRQRQRDLEQELFNHPLVKALQSEHPELDDSRLRLHMSRLYQYVEESRHCANCPGLEKCPNDFPGHFSKLTVESVNGSADLYERKTACRLKVAQDNQDSIRKRIRSFYVDERVLNGGYDEIDIMGKDPRRVSAVNKIFDYITSVKEEGLTSRGIYLHGTFGTGKTFLMCYLLHELAVAGYTGVIVYMPDFIEDLKSIMMDGQKMKETVDTLKNCDLLIFDDIGAENLNPWARDHVLGAILNYRMNRKPTFYTSNYPLDGLEKHLSFTSKDGEEIYKGQRLMDRIAPFVDVIPLHGENQRGTIR
- a CDS encoding DnaD domain protein encodes the protein MRMSNLHHFTEHHRYCVSREFGLSVIDGRMLSSVYQPMVGAFAISFYRLLVEHVPADSIGYSGVEQQRRLFMTLGVEPNEKGRKYLIDQASRLEAVGLLQTCRIYVPETDDYLYEYELMPPLSPADFFATQHLTLLLRDKIGKFAVLSLREQFWNREPEEWSRRSIGKENISVPFYDIFQLNTHVIDYELEQALAEVATVRQPGMRESGEQAIGYSDIILRFPRESVNRAHVEKLRFDHTQMGVINYVAHKYELSPQDLCRLLDEDGVFSPDGEVILDALQYKASQHFRQDMKRQEKREVAAAKVVSIRSSASEENDDSIAPPEQSVEMEYYVEVPPQFLSKCDIHQYNMMLRNEPYTRLLQTFFPGAVPSHLMDMFEKIDLNYKLSGEVINVLIHYLMTMVASGGEQRMNRNFVEAIASNMLVKQVNTYEKAVKYIRDQSKVKGKGATTNTAAGSRSRSYAKNTGRSAKPEIPIVLDDGSAGTVSEEEFAAMMKKAAEIKANKKKGVSQAP
- a CDS encoding YuiB family protein → MGFIPVFILTVLFFVMMFGIGFILNMLMKTTWFPAYLFVLIILPVVVYSIWDRSAMSLWEHLSSFHFVDYLTGVAGLAGAILSGWTIQKLRFGGYKMF
- the hemQ gene encoding hydrogen peroxide-dependent heme synthase, giving the protein MNEAAMTLEGWYALHDFRSLNWTAWTAADDEERAVALEELHAFMQEWSPVEEAKQGSSAVYSIVGQKADFVMMFLRESLEDLNQLETAFNKIAFAQYTTKAYSYVSIVELSNYLAGGSDGSDPMQNPHVIARLKPVLPQAKHICFYPMNKKRELADNWYMLDMDKRRELMASHGLIGRGYAGKVKQIITGSVGFDDWEWGVTLFAEDPLQFKKLVYEMRFDEVSARYGEFGPFYVGNLLTEDSFEEMLKL